Proteins encoded together in one Anoplolepis gracilipes unplaced genomic scaffold, ASM4749672v1 Contig18, whole genome shotgun sequence window:
- the LOC140675743 gene encoding cytochrome b-c1 complex subunit 8-like translates to MGKQFGNLAKINGIVFFRLSPYEQKPFKGLVSEGLPNLVRRFQDRVFRVAPFFMFSYLLINWAKEKNLELSRKNLKDYENDT, encoded by the exons ATGGGGAAGCAGTTCGGAAATCTCGCCAAAATTAATGGCATTGTCTTTTTCCGTCTTAGTCCATATGAACAAAAACCCTTCAAAGGATTAGTTTCTGAAGGTCTACCAAACTTGGTACGGCGCTTTCAAGATCGTGTATTCCGTGTTGCACCTT tTTTCATGTTTTCCTACTTGCTTATAAATTGGGCAAAAGAGAAGAATCTTGAGCTTTCTCGCAAAAATCTCAAGGATTATGAAAATGATACATGA